The following proteins come from a genomic window of Vibrio vulnificus NBRC 15645 = ATCC 27562:
- a CDS encoding FAD-dependent oxidoreductase — MNKLNTPNCDTHIAVVGGGVAGATAAIHFSELGYKVTLLEKGPSLVNGPPICHLHAGGNLYREISTEQCIELLRQSIESVRLFPHSINIRPTVIAIPHSDDGEPNDLLPRLAAVATEYKALVEQDRRNQVLGKPEDYYKLYSREQLTTLASMTQPTNPRSMDEWMIPFAKHADLNSLKYPVVMVQEYGWSVFRLSAIASLALDKFPATEVRCNSELQTCQWNGKQWRLTLSNTSQPLTVDYLVNACGFETGTLDDHIGVKTQRLVEFKAAYVTQWSKCNEEWPEVIFHGPRGTPQGMAQLTPYGDGYFQLHGMTQDITLFKDGLVSSEEGSSQPRLPLPYVKKIQQGWKKEILISRTQGAIEHMSQFVPTFSDAQAAGKALFGAQQIPGNDVTLRAADVSFSANNYACIEIVKASSTLQAAQKTAQHWFGVTPSLDIEGQHPVTLTLSPQEIEEKAIELAELRGYPVALAKTTGEALYKNL, encoded by the coding sequence ATGAATAAGTTAAATACGCCAAATTGCGATACCCATATCGCAGTCGTCGGTGGTGGTGTAGCGGGTGCTACAGCGGCAATACACTTTTCTGAACTCGGCTATAAAGTCACGTTGCTCGAAAAAGGGCCATCGTTGGTTAATGGCCCTCCTATCTGCCATTTGCACGCAGGTGGTAATTTGTATCGTGAAATTTCGACCGAACAATGTATTGAACTGCTCCGGCAGTCCATTGAAAGCGTAAGACTTTTTCCTCATAGCATCAATATTCGTCCTACGGTCATTGCGATTCCGCATTCTGATGACGGCGAGCCAAACGATCTTCTTCCTCGTTTGGCAGCGGTCGCCACCGAATACAAAGCACTTGTTGAACAAGATCGTCGTAACCAAGTACTCGGTAAGCCTGAAGACTATTACAAACTCTACTCACGTGAACAATTGACAACATTAGCGTCAATGACTCAACCAACGAATCCGCGTTCGATGGATGAGTGGATGATTCCGTTTGCAAAACACGCAGACTTAAACAGCCTCAAGTATCCCGTGGTTATGGTGCAAGAGTACGGGTGGAGTGTCTTTAGGTTGTCAGCCATTGCAAGTCTAGCTCTCGACAAGTTTCCTGCAACCGAGGTGCGATGCAATAGCGAGTTGCAAACATGTCAATGGAACGGCAAACAGTGGCGACTGACTTTATCCAATACCTCTCAGCCGCTCACGGTGGACTACTTGGTGAATGCCTGTGGATTTGAAACCGGGACGCTGGATGATCATATTGGCGTGAAAACACAACGCTTAGTGGAATTTAAGGCGGCTTATGTCACCCAATGGTCCAAGTGCAACGAAGAATGGCCAGAAGTGATTTTTCATGGCCCAAGGGGCACGCCACAGGGGATGGCCCAATTGACACCTTACGGCGACGGTTATTTTCAGTTGCATGGCATGACGCAAGACATCACTTTGTTTAAAGACGGTTTAGTCAGCAGTGAAGAGGGCTCATCTCAACCTCGTTTGCCACTGCCATATGTGAAAAAAATTCAGCAAGGTTGGAAGAAAGAGATTCTCATCTCACGAACCCAAGGCGCGATTGAACACATGAGTCAATTTGTACCTACATTTTCAGATGCACAAGCTGCAGGCAAGGCCTTGTTTGGTGCTCAGCAAATACCAGGAAATGACGTCACTTTACGTGCAGCCGATGTCTCGTTTTCAGCGAACAACTATGCGTGCATAGAGATAGTGAAAGCATCGTCAACGTTACAGGCAGCGCAGAAAACCGCCCAACATTGGTTTGGTGTAACACCGTCACTTGATATTGAGGGGCAACACCCAGTGACACTGACACTGAGTCCACAAGAAATTGAAGAGAAAGCCATTGAACTGGCTGAATTACGTGGTTATCCCGTCGCTCTTGCGAAAACGACGGGAGAAGCGCTTTATAAAAACCTGTAA
- a CDS encoding biotin-dependent carboxyltransferase family protein — translation MSETGLRVIKAGPLSLIQDFGRFGLAHSGVTQGGPVDDYAYSWSNYLLGNSVNCSSVEITFGQTAFEVMSDCHLAICGGDLSATLNGQPLNNWSDFIARKGEILTFGLPQNGLRSYLSVKGGFDIAPHLGSSSTVLRDHLGGLSANGEVLKADDYLTFNPHDLPTQKSRALTFRFKPDYNLPLKLRVIEGFQVNDFDDHERDRLYQTRFEVDTNSNRMGYRLADGKITPPYSGILSEGITLGSIQVPPNGHPIILLNDHQTIGGYPKIGCVARIDLPRLAQAKPGQEVRFIKGDREGLQDVWCQWARFFGY, via the coding sequence ATGAGCGAAACAGGATTAAGAGTCATTAAAGCTGGCCCACTAAGTTTAATTCAAGACTTTGGCCGTTTTGGCTTAGCGCATTCTGGCGTGACACAAGGTGGACCGGTGGATGATTACGCTTACAGTTGGTCAAATTATTTGCTCGGTAACTCGGTCAATTGTAGCTCCGTCGAAATCACCTTTGGCCAGACTGCGTTTGAAGTGATGAGTGATTGCCATTTGGCAATTTGCGGAGGCGATTTGTCAGCCACGCTGAATGGCCAGCCGCTTAACAATTGGAGCGACTTTATTGCACGTAAAGGGGAAATTCTGACGTTTGGCTTACCCCAAAATGGCCTAAGAAGTTACCTTTCTGTCAAAGGAGGCTTTGATATTGCGCCCCATCTTGGCAGCAGCAGTACGGTCCTTCGCGATCACCTTGGTGGTTTGTCGGCCAATGGCGAAGTGCTCAAAGCGGACGATTACTTAACGTTCAATCCCCATGATCTGCCAACACAAAAATCTCGTGCACTCACCTTTCGTTTTAAACCGGATTACAACCTGCCCCTTAAGCTAAGAGTGATTGAAGGTTTCCAAGTGAATGATTTTGATGATCATGAGCGAGATCGTTTGTATCAAACCCGATTTGAAGTGGACACAAATTCCAACCGAATGGGCTACCGATTGGCTGACGGGAAAATTACGCCGCCCTACAGCGGGATTTTATCTGAAGGTATTACTCTGGGCTCGATTCAAGTTCCGCCCAATGGACATCCAATCATCTTGTTGAATGATCATCAAACCATTGGGGGCTATCCGAAAATTGGCTGTGTAGCTCGTATTGATCTTCCCCGTCTGGCTCAAGCCAAACCGGGCCAAGAAGTCCGTTTTATTAAAGGTGATCGTGAAGGATTACAAGACGTTTGGTGCCAATGGGCCAGATTTTTTGGCTATTAA